The segment CTGGATCAACGGCGTCCGGGCCGAGGCGGTCGCCGCCGCGCTCGACACCGGTTCGCGTGACGACCTGCTGACCCTGGCGTTCGATGCGGGGTTCAGCTCCAAGGCCAGCTTCAACCGCGCCTTCCAGGCCCGCTACGGCGTCGCGCCGTCCCGCTACCGGCGCGGCGTCTCAGATCGTGATTTTCGACCGCCCCTGCCGGAAATGAGGCGCGCCGTCCGCTGATCCCGGCGATGCTCCGGGCGTCTTTCGCGGAGTTCCCCAATGCTGTCCCGTCGCCACCTGTTGCAGATGTCCGCTGGCCTCGTACTGTCCAGCGCCGTGCCGGCCCGGGCACGCCAGTCCGCATCGGAGGACTGGTCCGGCGATGTCGAGATCCTGCGTCAGGCCTGGCAAACCATGCATCCGGGCCTCCATCGCTACAGCACCCCGGACGAGATCACCGCGCGCCTGGATGGACTGTCGGCGGCATGGAAGGCGCCCGCGTCCTTCCGCGACCGGTTCCTCGCCCTGACCCGCGTCACCGCCTCGGTCCGCTGCGGCCATACCTACCCCAGCCCCTACAATGGCGGGGCGGCCGTGCGCGACCGGCTGTACCTGGGTCGTGAGCTGGTGCCGTTCCGTTATGTCTGGATCGACGGGCAGATGGTCGTGACAGCGGACCAATCCGGCGAAGGAGCCTTTCCGCGCGGCACCTGCGTCACGGCCGTCAACGAGGTGCCGACCGGGGACATCCTCGCCCGCCTGATCCCCCTGGCCCGGGCCGACGGCCACAACGATGCCAAGCGCATCAGCCTGATGGAGGTGCGCGGCGACGACGAATTCGAAACGCCGGACATCCACCTGCCGCTCGTCCTTCCCGGCCTTGTTGATCAGGCCGCCTTCACCCTGGCCGACGGGCGGGTGGTCACGGCCACCCTGCTGACCCTGGCCGAGCGCCAGGCCAGGGCCCCCTCCGCCGTACAGCCGTCCGGCGACACCAACCCATGGACGCTGGACAAGGGCCCGGACGGCATCGCCCGCCTGACCATGCCCGGCTGGGCGCTCTACAACTCGACCTTCGACTGGCAGACCTGGCTGGGCGGCGTGATGGACGACCTGACGGGCGACGGGGCCAGGGGGCTGATCGTCGACCTGCGCGGCAACGAGGGCGGCGAGGACTGCGGCAATGTCATCCTGAGCCGCCTGGTCACGCGCGATTTCGCCCCGTCCCGCAACCAGCGTTTCGTCCGCTACCGGAGCGCACCCCAGGCCCTGCACCCTTACCTCGACACCTGGGACCGGTCGTTCCTGGATTGGGGGGACCAGGCGGTTCCCGATCCCGACCGGCCGGGCTTCTATCGCCTCATCCGCTACGACGACGGCGAGGTGTCGACGCGAATCCGCCCAACCGGCCGCCGCTTCGCCGGACCGGTCGCGGTGCTGTGCGACGCGTCCAATTCCTCGGCCACCTTCGGCTTCGCCCAGTCGGTTCAGGAAAGCAGGACCGCGACCCTGATCGGCACGCCGACCGGCGGCAACCGGCGCGGGATCAACGGCGGTGCCTTCTGCTTCCTGCGGCTGCCCGCCTCGCGCATCGAGGTCGATCTGCCGCTGATCGCCTCCTTCCCGGAGACGCCCCAGCCCGACGCCGGGATCGCGCCCGACCTGCTGGTCCCGACGACCACAGCCGACATCGTCGCCGGAACCGACCCCCAGATGGCCGCCGCCACCGCCCACATCCTTTCCGCCTGACCGGGAGCCCGTCATGACCCTTCGCCTGCTTGCCACCACCCTGGCCCTGCTCGTCTTCCTGCCCGGCTCGGCCCTGGCGCAAGGCCAGCCGACCGCCACCGATCTCCGCCTCGGGCTTGTCGGCCAATGGTCCGGTGCGCTCGGCTACCGGGACTACCAGACCGACCTGTTGTTCGAGATCCCCGTCACCACCACCATCGCGACGCCCGGCGACGGCGCGACCCAGGTGCGCCAGTCCCTGTTCGACGACGGTCCCGACAAGCCGGTCTGGATCACCACCGTCAGCCTGGACGATCGCGCCACCGGTACCTCGACGTCGGCCAGCTTCCGCGCGGGCACCTCGCCGGAATTGTCGACCGGCACCGTCCGTGTCGCGGCCTTCACCGACGCCACCCGCTGGACCCTGATCTATTCGGAAACGGGCGAGGACGATGACCAGCCCGCCGATATCCGCGTCACCGAGACCCGCGACGGCGACACCTTGCTGGAGGTCAAGGAGGTCCGCCCCGTCGGCGCCGACGACACCGCCTGGCGCTTTCGCAACCAGACCCGCCTGACGCGGACAGGCGACTAGAATTTCCGCTTGCCGCCCACGGTCTCAAAGAACATCCGCCAGTCGCCCATCAGGCTCCACAGCGGGTACTGAAACGTCGCCGGCCGGTTCTTCTCGAAGAAGAAATGCCCGACCCAGGCGAAGCCATAACCGACGAACGGCATGGCCAGAAACCACCAGGCATTGACCAGCAGCCCCAGCAGGGCCGCCACGATCACCAGCGACGTGCCCACGATGTGGATCCGTCGGCAGGTCTGGTTCGAGTGCTCGTGGATGTAATACGGATAGAAGGCTTCGAACGATCGGAAGCGTTCGCCGGAGGTGGGTTGGTGGGTCATGCCAGTCACGTTCCCCCGAAACCGGCAGTCTGACAAGTCAGGCCAGAACGCCGGTCCACAACAGCCCAAGCCCCACCGTGCCGACCACGATCCGCCACCAGGCGAAGGGAGTGAAGCCATGCCGGGTCACGAAATCCAGCATGGTCCGGACCACGAACAGACCACTGACGAAGGATACCAGAAAGCCGATGCCGATCAGCTGGATCGCATCGCCGGTCAGCAGATCGCGGCTCTCCCAGAAATCCAGCGCGAAGGCCCCGACCATGGTCGGGATGGCCAGGAAGAAGGAGAACTCCGCCGCCGCCCGCTTGTCGACGCCCAGCAGCAGGCCGCCGACGATGGTGGCCCCGGACCGTGAGACGCCGGGAATGATGGACAGGCACTGGAACAGGCCCACGCCCAGGGCCGTCTTCAGCGAGAAGGTCATGGCGTCGTACTCGCGCGGCCGGGGAGCCCAACGCTCCAGGGCGATCAGGGCAAATCCGCCGACGATCAGGCTGACGCATACGATGGTCGGATTGAACAGCACTGCCTTGATGAAGTCGTGGATCATCAGGCCCAGCAGCGCCGACGGAAAGAAGGCCAGCAGGACCGAGTATGCAAAGCGACGAGCGGACGGATCCTTGCCCGGCAGGCCGATCACCACCTTCCACAGCCGCCCGAAATACAGGGCCACGACCGCCAGGATCGCCCCCAGCTGGATCATGACGATGAAGGTGTCCCACGGCTCGTCGACCAGCTTCAGCACGCTCTTGGCCAGCAGCAGGTGGCCGGTGGACGAAACCGGAATGAACTCGGTCAGCCCCTCGACGAGGCCCAGGATGATCGCCGCCAGCCAGTCAGACATGAAATCCCCGAAGTCGTCCCGGGGTCACTCCGCTCCCGGCCTCGGCCCCACATAGCGCAGGCGCGCCCGGATAGGCGAGCCGTCGGTGATCTGGTCCAGCGCATGGGCCATCAGCCCGGTCAGTCGCCCGACCAGAAACATGTCCAGCGCCCCTTCGCGCGGCAGGTCGAGCCGACGCGCCAGGACCGCCAGGGCGACCGCGAACCCGGCACGCGATCCGCTTGCCGCCTCGCCCTCGCGCAGAACCGCCGTCAGATCGGGGGGGAGATCGGCCAGGGCCAGAAGCGCATCGGCCCTCGGGTCGCCAAGCGGAAAGCTCTCGCTGCCAAACCCGGGGATCGCTCCCGAGGCCTCCATGTGCCGGCGCGCTGCCCCGGCGGGGTCGCGACGGGCCTCGATGACATAGACGATGACGGCCTTCAGCGTCCGCGCCATCGGCGAGGCGGACAGGGCCGCCAGACCGGCCATGGCGGCTCCAGCCGGTGACGCACCGCCCGACGCCGCCGCCCGCGTGGCCAGCACCGCCGGATTCAGATCATGATCGGCTGCCAGTACCAGGGCGCGCTTCAGGTGAACGCTGTCGCGCTCCAGCATCTTCCAGCCCCGCGCGAGCCGCTGGTGAAAGAACAGGCGCGGCCCCGGCCCGGCCATGGCATCGACGACCTCGTTCAGCGCCGTGGCCGCCTCACGCTGCAGGCTCGTGACATCGCGTCCCTGGGACGGCTCGTCCTCTTCGGCGCGCCGCGACAGGGCGGCGAACAGGCGCGCGCGAGGAGACGCCCCGCTGGCGCCGTCGACCCGGACGCCGAGACCCGCGAACGGATTATGGTCGCCACATCCCCAGAGCAGCCGCGCCGTCTCCTCCACCGTCGCGCCTTGCGCCCACTCCGTCGCATCCCGTCCGCGATAATAGATGCGCCCATCGGTCGTCAGGCTGACGCAGGACTGGATGACCGCCTCACCCTTGACGGCAGGTTCGAAGGGCAGGACCTGGCCCGCGAACTCTCCACCCGAGCTGCCCTTCAGGCGCGCGACGTCGGCGGCGGCATACAGGCTTCGTCGGGGATCGCTGGGGTCAGGCCGGGCGGTGATCCGGCCCCGGCTGACGTAGGCGTAGAGGGTCTGGGTCTTGACCCCCAGCATCGACAGGACCTCGGCCCGGGGAATCCATCGACCCCCCGCCTCCCCGATCCGCTCGTCCGCTGCTGGCGTCATCGCCATCGCCCCCGCCGATTAACCAGTCTGATCCCCACCATGAGGCGGTTTGATGACTGGTCTCCTAACACAGTTCCGCGACGACCGGTGTCCTTGGCAACCGGCAGGCGATAGGCGACAAGGCGGGCAATGACCTCCCCCGTCGCCCGCTCCGTCTTCGCCGTCCTGACGACCCGCCAGATCACGGCCGTATCCGTCGGGGTTGCCGTCGTGCTGATCGCGCTGAAGGCCTTCGCCCTGGGCGCTTCGGGCTCGGTGTCGATTCTGGCGTCGCTGGGGGATTCGGCGCTCGATCTGATCGCGTCGCTGGCCACCTTCCATGCCGTGCGCTGGGCCGCGCGTCCGAACGATGCCACCCATCGTCATGG is part of the Brevundimonas sp. AJA228-03 genome and harbors:
- a CDS encoding S41 family peptidase, with protein sequence MLSRRHLLQMSAGLVLSSAVPARARQSASEDWSGDVEILRQAWQTMHPGLHRYSTPDEITARLDGLSAAWKAPASFRDRFLALTRVTASVRCGHTYPSPYNGGAAVRDRLYLGRELVPFRYVWIDGQMVVTADQSGEGAFPRGTCVTAVNEVPTGDILARLIPLARADGHNDAKRISLMEVRGDDEFETPDIHLPLVLPGLVDQAAFTLADGRVVTATLLTLAERQARAPSAVQPSGDTNPWTLDKGPDGIARLTMPGWALYNSTFDWQTWLGGVMDDLTGDGARGLIVDLRGNEGGEDCGNVILSRLVTRDFAPSRNQRFVRYRSAPQALHPYLDTWDRSFLDWGDQAVPDPDRPGFYRLIRYDDGEVSTRIRPTGRRFAGPVAVLCDASNSSATFGFAQSVQESRTATLIGTPTGGNRRGINGGAFCFLRLPASRIEVDLPLIASFPETPQPDAGIAPDLLVPTTTADIVAGTDPQMAAATAHILSA
- a CDS encoding Mpo1-like protein, coding for MTHQPTSGERFRSFEAFYPYYIHEHSNQTCRRIHIVGTSLVIVAALLGLLVNAWWFLAMPFVGYGFAWVGHFFFEKNRPATFQYPLWSLMGDWRMFFETVGGKRKF
- a CDS encoding undecaprenyl-diphosphate phosphatase, with translation MSDWLAAIILGLVEGLTEFIPVSSTGHLLLAKSVLKLVDEPWDTFIVMIQLGAILAVVALYFGRLWKVVIGLPGKDPSARRFAYSVLLAFFPSALLGLMIHDFIKAVLFNPTIVCVSLIVGGFALIALERWAPRPREYDAMTFSLKTALGVGLFQCLSIIPGVSRSGATIVGGLLLGVDKRAAAEFSFFLAIPTMVGAFALDFWESRDLLTGDAIQLIGIGFLVSFVSGLFVVRTMLDFVTRHGFTPFAWWRIVVGTVGLGLLWTGVLA
- a CDS encoding citrate/2-methylcitrate synthase, which encodes MTPAADERIGEAGGRWIPRAEVLSMLGVKTQTLYAYVSRGRITARPDPSDPRRSLYAAADVARLKGSSGGEFAGQVLPFEPAVKGEAVIQSCVSLTTDGRIYYRGRDATEWAQGATVEETARLLWGCGDHNPFAGLGVRVDGASGASPRARLFAALSRRAEEDEPSQGRDVTSLQREAATALNEVVDAMAGPGPRLFFHQRLARGWKMLERDSVHLKRALVLAADHDLNPAVLATRAAASGGASPAGAAMAGLAALSASPMARTLKAVIVYVIEARRDPAGAARRHMEASGAIPGFGSESFPLGDPRADALLALADLPPDLTAVLREGEAASGSRAGFAVALAVLARRLDLPREGALDMFLVGRLTGLMAHALDQITDGSPIRARLRYVGPRPGAE